AAGATTACATGGAGGAAAAAATGAAAGCTTTGATAATTGTATCGGTTTTTACTTTGTTCTTTTCAGGTATTGTTTTAGCTGCTGAAAAAACTGACAAGCTTTTCGACAAGGGCAAGGCTGTGTATGAAAAGAGCTGTGCAGTATGCCACAGCTATGGCCCGCCGCCAAAAACAGCTCCTCCGATTATAGGACTTTCAGGCCATTATCACGAGGCATTTAACGACAGAAAAAAAGCAATAGCGCACATGGTGGATTTCATAAAAAACCCGTCAAAAGAAAAATCAGTGCTTCTTCCAATAGGGCTTGAGAAGTGGGGATTGATGGCTCCGATGAATCTCCCTGATGATGAACTTAAAGCAGTTTCATATTGGATATGGGAAGTTTATAATAAAGAAAAAAAAGCTCCTGTAAAGAAAAAATAATCTGTATTCATAAAACCTTCACGTAAAATAAAAACAGGCAGGTATGAAAAACCTGCCTGAAAAATCTTAATTCAAAAATTTTAATTTAAAACAGTGAAACTCGGCTCAAGGAGACAGCTATGAAAATAAAGATTTTTATTTTGACAGCGCTTGTCACGTTCATCGGTGCTTCTGTTGCTCTTAGCCAGCCTATGAAAGGCTGGCGCGGTAGCGGAAGCTGGGGTATGG
Above is a genomic segment from Nitrospiraceae bacterium containing:
- a CDS encoding cytochrome c, translating into MKALIIVSVFTLFFSGIVLAAEKTDKLFDKGKAVYEKSCAVCHSYGPPPKTAPPIIGLSGHYHEAFNDRKKAIAHMVDFIKNPSKEKSVLLPIGLEKWGLMAPMNLPDDELKAVSYWIWEVYNKEKKAPVKKK